The sequence TGGAGGGGCTCCGAATCGGTGAAAGTGACCGGGGCATTCTAGGTGGGACGTGCGGTTTTCGTACGGGCGCGCGGTGCGCGCCATTCGCGGATGAGATCCGCTCCTACAGGGAAAACACTGTGCCGTGCGGTTCGCGAGCAAGGACTAGGCGTCCCCCTCGATCCTACGAAAAGCCGCAGCACTGCTCTTGCCTTGAAGACTTCCAGAGGACATTCCCGCGCACCGGGCCGCCCCTTACAGGAGGCCGAGCAAAGCCCACGCAGAGGAGGTCATGCGACATGGATGTCGCAAGAGCCGTCGTGAGTACAGGGACGTGCTCTCGACGGCGTGCCTCCGGGTGCGAGGGAATGTGCGAGGGAAGTCCGGCTCCGCCGGACCCGTATGTCGGGGCAAGACTTTTGCCTACTTTGTGTCGACTGACAAAGTAGGTCGCCCGAGGGGGCGAAACTAGAAACATCCGAATACACCGAAGCGCCGCGCTACACCCAAACTAGACATTGGGTCCCCGCGTTCGCGTGGAAGACGAGGACGTGCAGGAGCGAGAACCGCACCTACATCCCCTTCGGCACCGCCAACCCCTTGGTCGAAGGCCCAGTGTGCAGCGGTTGCCGACAGCCGGCATCGCTGAACGGCCCCGACAACTTCGACCAGCCGTCGCCTGGCGACGTCTGGCTGCAGGTCAGCTTCCCGTTGAGGCGACTCTGCCAGAGGTAGAACGGCATGGGTGCGGCCTGCGCCACCAGGCACGCCAGCAGGGTCGAGAGCAGCAACAACGGGCGCATCGGACAATTCCTGGTTCTTTGGTCAGGCATTCCTACCACTTGGCTGTAAGAAAGCAACGCATCTCGCAGAATTTTATACGCCTACTACGCTCAAACATTGTAGGAAGCCGCTGTCAGAGGGCTTACGCGGCATCGGGATGGATGCCGGTCATCACGTCGGCGGAGTCCACTTACTCAGGCTGGTAAAGCATGGGCAGGTCGTGAAATGGAGCATTCGGTGAGTTCCGGTCAACAGCAGTCTCAACCGGGCAGCCCGGAGCCCGGCTTTACCCCGAAAAAAAACCACCACCATCATCCCCACCGATTCCTTCTCCTGTTCCTGTTCGTCCTGCCGCTGCTCGCGGCCCTGGGCGCCGCCCTGCTCTATGAGGCGCGCACGTCCAAGCTGCAGGCACGCGAACTGGCGCGGCTGGCTGGGAACCTGACCTGGCAGGTCGCCGCCGGCGCCAGCGACCAGATCAACTACCCCACCGCCGGTCCCTTCGACCGCCGCCTGGGCTACCAGCAGCTGCCGCAGTTCCTGCAACGCCTGCACGACCGCAACTTCGTCACCCTCGACCAGGCGCGCTTCTCGCCGACGCTGATGCAGTACACCGGTTACGGCATGTTCCCGCCCTATGCGGAGAAGGCCCAGGCCGGCGTCGATATCAGCGACTGCCGCGGCCTGCCGATCTACAACTTCCGCTACCCGCAGCGGCTCTACGCCAGCTACGACGCGGTGGCGCCGATGATCGTCAACAGCTTGCTGTTCATCGAGAACCGCGACCTGCTCGACCCGCAGCGGCCCTACCTCAACCCGGCCATCGACTGGAGCCGCTTCACCCAGGCCGCCCTGGCCCAGGTCGGGCACTTGATCGGCCTGGGCAACCACGCTCCTGGCGGCAGCACCCTGGCCACGCAGATCGAGAAGTACCGCCATTCGGTGGACGGCCGCACCAACTCCATCCGCGACAAGCTACGGCAGATGGCCTCTGCCAGCGTGCGGGCCTACCAGGGCGGCGCGGAGAACCTGGCGGCACGGCGCAATGTGGTGCTCACCTACCTGAACTCGGTGCCGCTGTCGGCGCAGCCCGGCTATGGCGAGGTCAGCGGCCTGCCGGACGGCCTGTGGATCTGGTACGGCGCCGACTTCCAGGAGGTCAACCGCCTGCTCTCCGTGCCGGTCGGTGCTGCCAGCCTGGACGCCCAGGGCAAGGCGCTGCGCCAGGTGGTCTCGCTGATGATCGCCCACCGCCGGCCTTCCTATTACCTAGCGCGTGGTCGCCAATCGCTGAACGTGCTGACCGACAGCCACCTGCGCGTGCTCGCCCAGGCCGGCATCATCACCCCGGCGCTGCGTGACGCCGCGCTGGACCAGCAACTGGCCTTCCGCGACCCGCAGAACGAGCCGACGGTACAGCCGCTGGAGCCGAACAAGGGCGTGACCCTGGCGCGCACCCGCCTGGCCGGGATGCTCGATGTGCCGCTGTACGACCTCGACCGCCTGGACATGACCTTCAGCACCACCCTGCAGGACGATCTGCAGAACAAGATCAGCGGCTACCTCAAGCACCTGGCCGACCCTGATTTCGCCGATTCCATCGGGCTGTTCGGCGAGCACCTGCTGTCCAAGGACAAGACTGCCGACGTGAACTACAGCTTCACCCTTTTCGAACGCACTCCCGACGGCAACCGCGTGCGCGTGCAGACCGACAACACCGACCAGCCCTTCGACATCAATGAAGGCAGCAAGCTGGAACTCGGCTCGACGGCCAAGCTGCGCGTGCTCTCCAATTACCTGGAAGTGGTCGCCGGCCTGTACCGCGACCTCAACGGCAAGCCCGCCGCCGAACTGCGCAAGGTGCCAGTGGA is a genomic window of Pseudomonas knackmussii B13 containing:
- a CDS encoding transglycosylase domain-containing protein, producing the protein MEHSVSSGQQQSQPGSPEPGFTPKKNHHHHPHRFLLLFLFVLPLLAALGAALLYEARTSKLQARELARLAGNLTWQVAAGASDQINYPTAGPFDRRLGYQQLPQFLQRLHDRNFVTLDQARFSPTLMQYTGYGMFPPYAEKAQAGVDISDCRGLPIYNFRYPQRLYASYDAVAPMIVNSLLFIENRDLLDPQRPYLNPAIDWSRFTQAALAQVGHLIGLGNHAPGGSTLATQIEKYRHSVDGRTNSIRDKLRQMASASVRAYQGGAENLAARRNVVLTYLNSVPLSAQPGYGEVSGLPDGLWIWYGADFQEVNRLLSVPVGAASLDAQGKALRQVVSLMIAHRRPSYYLARGRQSLNVLTDSHLRVLAQAGIITPALRDAALDQQLAFRDPQNEPTVQPLEPNKGVTLARTRLAGMLDVPLYDLDRLDMTFSTTLQDDLQNKISGYLKHLADPDFADSIGLFGEHLLSKDKTADVNYSFTLFERTPDGNRVRVQTDNTDQPFDINEGSKLELGSTAKLRVLSNYLEVVAGLYRDLNGKPAAELRKVPVEPLDAISRWSVDYLIANPKSDLSAMLAAALQRKYSASPYESFFTGGGVHTFHNFRKEDNGRIPTLLEALRESINLPFVRLLRDLVRHDMYQNAGAKVALLQDDKDPRRQVYLDRFVDHESQVYLLRFWQKYRGKTPDDRLDTFLDGLRAWPVRLAAIHRYLQPNADEATFAAFVQDRLKQGHYVGEKVTDKRMDDLYKRYGPGAYDLNDQGYVARVHPLELWLLGFLQRQPQATFADAVAASNAERRQVYGWLYKSRYKGARDKRIRIMLEVEAFLDIHQQWKQLGYPFDHLVPSLATALGSSGDRPAALAELMGIILNDGIRLPTLRIDNLHFAAGTPYEVSLAPEANVGRRVMTSEVASTLREALSQVVDQGTARRLSGSYKLADGTPVVMGGKTGTGDNRFETFTRGGGVKSSKSLNRTATFVFYLGPRHFGTLTAYVAGSEASNFKFTSALPVQVLKGMAPMLQSYLEPNIATGCRTPQATLRVSGL